The Glycine soja cultivar W05 chromosome 9, ASM419377v2, whole genome shotgun sequence sequence ATTTGATTCATATAACCAACAGCTAATGGGACAAGACCTCTGTAGTATTCACCAAGATACATCCAACATTAAAGAACTTGATGGTCCAGAATGCTTTGTTAGATGATGATAGAACCCTATGACATGCATTTCACTTAAATATTCATCGAGTATGTAAACAAATCTTTCCTAATGATCCATATAGGAATACGTGATAATTTCCCTCACAGTGAAAAACTTCTGTTTGTTACTTCTCATattgggaaaaaaaatataatcaggtaattttatatttttccaaacAGGACTATAACTTCTTGCAGTTACTTCCCCTAATTTCACCTTTATGGTGTCTTAATTAGATATTTCAGGCATAAGAAACTATCCACTACTTAATCTAATAAGAGTGCTTTTAACAAATCCTTGCTGCAGGATTTTAGTAACTACAAAGCTACCAATGACATCAATTGTTGTTCAACTTCTTCCCAGTTCTTAACTTTGATCACCAGGGGATGCTCATCAGCTGAATTGGTCTTGGACCAAGGGTACGAGTTTTCATAATCAAAAAGTAGGACTCTAATTCCGGCTTCAGCGCACTCTATGGCGTATCTTGGGTTATCATCAATGAGAACCGTAGCATTTATAGACCTAACAGTATGCAAGGAATCTATCAGCAACTAATCATTGGAACAAGTAAGCTTTCAGCTTTTTGGATTTGCCTATCCAGAGCGTAGATAAAAAATGTTGACAAGGAAACAACGGATTTAGGCAAAAGCAGAGAAATGAAGGTGAGCAGGATTAAGTGGCATACCTACAAATCTCCGACTTTGGTCTAGACATCCCATCAAGGGCAAAGTGGTTTCCAAAGTGAATCTCCTGAAACAATCCTGAAAAATGCTTCTCTATCCACTCAAGTGTATGATCCTTGATTACATTTTGCCGAGATCTGATCATATAATATACAAATAGCTGTTAGTTGATGCTGACCAGATTCTGCTAtaggttaaaataaaataactattcAATACCAACATCATACGTTACAACTGATAGGCTACAAAATGTTGATAACTTCTGCAGGGATGTCTGAGCACCTGGGATAGGTTGGATCCCTGACTTGAAGTATGGTGTCTCAAAAAACTCATGAACACGGGTATTTGCTGCACAACAAGAAGGCATTCAGAACAACGCataaactttatgaatttcttTAGGCATATAATCCTCATCATATAAAACAACTCGATAAAGTTATTGATTTGTTAGACTGTCCACATAATCAATAGTTTACATACAAGAATATGAATATGATAGAATCATAGATATTTAACATCCTGTAA is a genomic window containing:
- the LOC114368754 gene encoding uncharacterized protein LOC114368754, yielding MALMLGYDPCSHLSRAFSHFPSVSSSEANRNVGFTLKACFDANSGDNANRVFVKEKKKPNGFACVPHPPLLGGLEKGIDVEDRSLGGSPTKPFCFSDQQLPQKLVVAVDVDEVLGNFVSALNKFIADRYSSNCSVSEYHVYEFFKIWNCSRDEANTRVHEFFETPYFKSGIQPIPGAQTSLQKLSTFCSLSVVTSRQNVIKDHTLEWIEKHFSGLFQEIHFGNHFALDGMSRPKSEICRSINATVLIDDNPRYAIECAEAGIRVLLFDYENSYPWSKTNSADEHPLVIKVKNWEEVEQQLMSLVAL